DNA sequence from the Daphnia carinata strain CSIRO-1 chromosome 8, CSIRO_AGI_Dcar_HiC_V3, whole genome shotgun sequence genome:
TTCTTCTGGATTCCACCGTGGAGATTGAGCTATTCTAGTTGATGAAGCCCACGCCATTGTTTGCATGGAAGAGCAATAaacgaacaaagaaaaaaaggagaaataaaTTTTAGGCTGTCAACATGGCGATCATCACCTACACCTCGCCCCCTCATCACTCTGCTACACCGCTCGTTTGGTTATGAAAACAACGCTTGGAAACGGTGCACATGTTACACTTTAGTGGAGTGAAGTTATTAGAATTTTTCTAAATGAGCGACAGGGTAGcgtgcttttttctttcctttttgcgTTTATCCCTTGAAGCCTCCTTATTACTGTTGTTAATAGCGAAGTCGCGTTGCGCAGGAGTTGTAGCAGACTGGTAGCTAATTTGTGTTAGTTGAAAGTTTCGAGGCCTCCAACtgggagacggcgatggattTGATTTAGAAATTCATGTAAATAAATTTCCTTGTTTCCCTAAGATTAGCTAAAAACACAAAGAGCTTAAGATTGTTACCGAATCCAACGTAATACttctacatttttcttcttccattggcAGAGGtcatctttttaaatttttcatggaaaaactacaaaaaagaataaataatcagaaaattaaaatttcacGAAAAACTCGTCCATGGTAATCGCCCAAATGAAGCTACTCATTTAAACGATAGGATTTGCAGGTAGTAGTTGCAGCCGCCTTCGAAATGCTTTCGAAAGCCAAAGCAAACGGATGAGGTTTTTCCCAAAATCCGTTCATCCAAAACAATTCTTGAAGCATATAATACGCATGAATTGTCTTCTAAGTTCCAAGAATAATCAAACATGAACGTAATCAATCCTTATTTGCAAGACAAGGAAACTATTGCCACGAGATTTTCTTCGTCGTGGACGTTGGTGGAGATTTGTGCTGGTTAGTTTTCGATCATACATTCAGTACGCCTTACCATGAATGCTTTAAATCTGAAGAGGAATCTTCCGTGTTTGCCGGAATAAAACATGCTAATGATTGCTGTTTTAAGAGTTACATGTCCGTTTTCTAACCACTTTATTACAAGATCTTTTCGTGGTGTACTGAAAAAGTTtctgttccagtgttcatattgaatttcttttacgaTTTCGATTCATCAGCGTTATGGTTTCACGGAGTATTCTTCCAATATTGTGCTGTTaacaatttttacatttaGATAATATTACTTTTACTATGGCTCAAATGCGCGTGGAATTGGGGATTTTAAGtgacctttttaaaaaaaaaatttcaatgctTCAAACGGCAACGAACCCTATATGGCCTAGAACAACTCGAAAGATGCCGAAAACTAAGAATTTTTGTACTGTACAGTGCACACCCAAACATGATAGCTGACCATCTCTTCCATGACCATCGCTGACCGGTCGCTACTGTACGTGGGAAACACGAGCGTGGTAGTCAACGAACGATAAGCtccaaaaggaaaagtaaaaaaaaaaaaaaagaatatgaaaataaCTAACGAGATCAGTTTCATTAATCTAAAAATCAGCCTTATTAGATATTCGATAAATCACCGAGCAGGGGTGTTCTGttgctttttcgttttgttttataatgAGAACAACCCTAGTATTTTGTAACCAAAAATGAGTCAAAACgcattaaaaagaataaaaataatttttaaaaaatggcaaaaagggtaaaataaaaaagacggTAAAAATGAAGGATTTATCGACAACAACAAGCCTCCATAAAGTCAATAGTTGACTAAAATCTGTGAAGGTAATATTAAAATGAAACATTAAATAATAAGGTTTgaacaaggaagaaaaaatattacctCGCGGTATTCGttgagaaataaaattcaatgcACAAAGCCTTTCACTTTTAAAACGAAGTAACTACAGACTTCGGATACCTGTCGCgtgtatcaattgtatttcgagtttaaaaaaaaataataaaaaataaatctgaaaTGGCTCAAACAGATGGAGTACACAGGAATGAATAGCGTCATTTTTCGCTTCCTTTAAAACGGTTGATGATAGTGCTGGTTATGTTGCTGCTGTCCCATATTGTGCTgcatttgttgttgctgttgtatCATCTGTTGGTGTTGTAATCGAACGGCTTGCTGTTGGGCAGTATTTGGCATGGCTCCTCGAACGAACTGGTTCGGCTGTGCTGTGTTCATTTGCATTCCCCCACTTTGCATAAATGGTGGTCTCATTGGGGTAGTATTCATTCCACGCCCCTGGGGTTGCTGATGTTGTTGCATGAGAATCATATTGCCTTGCGGCTGCGTTTGTTGCATGGGAAAATTTCCACCTGCTGAAACACGGTCAAATCGGAGTTAGGTGGcaggcaaaatgaaaaaaacatgaaagtaaaattttataaaaaaaaaaaaataataataataataataacagcaAATGAATAAATAGACAAATAAATGATGAGAAAACCTTGATTGAAATGTTGCCCAATCATTCCCTGCTGCTgaggctgttgctgctgtgttGGTTGTGCTTGTGCTTGTTGTTGTGGGTTGACGAGCTGTTGCATACCGGGGGCACTACTTTGAAACatattgaaattttggttCAGATTTTGGTTCAGATTCTGGTTCATTGGCGTGTGTATATTAGCAAAGCCGCCAGGAGCCATTTGCacttgttgctgttgttgctgctgctgctgctgttgttgtggtggctgctgctgctgcggctgctgttgctgtggtTGGGGCTGTGTTTGCTGAGGACCTTGCTGACCAAAAACATTACCCCCGGTATGTTGCTGCCGCATTTGCTGGCGGATAAATTGCTGCTGCCTCTGTTTATCTACCATCGAAATGCCAGCAAACTGTGGTTGACTGGCCCCTCCAGCTCCAACGCCTCCTGCAATTCGGGCATTGTTAGCCATAGTTCCTCCACCTCCTGCCGTGGGCTGGGCATTTGGTACTGCAACAGGATTCGCACCAGAAGGATTGGAAGCAGAAGCTGGCACAAACTGTGCACCAGGATGCCTCTGCCTCAACATATTGCTCAATGCCTGGCGTGACTGGGTTCCCGGTCTTTCGGTTGGAAATCTGGGGCCAATTGATTGTTGGGGAAAGAAGGCAGCAGATGTGGGCACTGTTCCTTGTTGAGAAGCAGGCGGAGCTGGCGAAGTGTAAGCGTTCCACTGTGGTGGTGGCTGCGAAGGCGGATACATTCCAGACGCCACTGGACTCTGATAACCACCGACAGTCTTGATAATACAATACGTCATGTAATTGGAATAATTGCATTATTATATATGAACATTGAAATACCGGCGGTGCTCCCGCTACCGTTGCAGCTGCAGcagcggctgctgctgctgccgcacCTCTTCTGCCTCGCGGTCGACGTTGATTCGTTTTCTGGCCACGCTTAGTTCCTCCCCTCGGTGATTGGTCGGACATGGGCTCCGTTTTGAAgcaaatttcttcttttggaaTGATCTTTTCTACTACTGGAGGTTCTAAATCTTCCGGTGGAAGGAGGGGATGCTCCAGATAGTAAGAAGCTGGTTTGTGTAGAGCATGTGTGTGATGACGTAAGAGCCGCTGTACTTCCTGGTGGCGGAGGGGTTTCCTCTCAACACGAACAGCCCCAAACCAAGCCCAAGACAGTGGGGCAACTGTTTTGTGCCCTTCCAATATCTCCCAAGGAGACACTCGTTGCTTCTCATGGAGCCGATGGCCTTGCTTTTTGTCATTACTATCAAAGCCACTGATTTTGTTCCCCTGCGACAAACATGGATATATGGAAATTGAATTGACTATCTTGACCTTGTTAGGTGATGAGGTGAATATTACGTACCTTGATATCAGTCAGAGTTCCATACGGTTCACACGTGACGAATTCGCTGGCTAGCTTGGGCAAAGGAAGAAGCTGCTTGATGCATTGGATGGATGGAGAACTTTTGCGTTCagctaattcttttttcagcttcttaATCAGGAGCGGGTAGTACTTGCGACTGTCTTCGCCGCGTTCCGATTGGCCATCGGTGACCAGCGTTGAATGAATCAATGTAGCTAGCATATCTTGCAATGTTGCAAAGAGTTCCGTGTTATTCGACAAATCCACCACTCCAGCCGTTACTAGTTGAGTTAACAGGATTGCCCAGTCTATGACTACTGTAGGATTACGCAAAATGGAATCAAACAAACCtggaaacaataacaaaaaacaaagaacccaaatgagcaaaatgaaattgaatacacTACCAGTAGTGGAAGTCACTTGAAACCAGCGAATAACTGCTTAAATTCAGAACTTACCGCCCACAAGACTAAACCGCAATTGCAATGCTTCTAACATAGCCTGCCGAGCTTTGACGTCTTCACCGTGATAGAAGCGATCTTCTTTAGGCAAGAAAATGAAGTGTGACAACTGAGAATGaagtgaagaaagaaaagcttcGCGTTGTTCGTCTTGTCCTTTGAGGCATGTCATCACAAGCGAAAGAAGAGGTTCGTACGACAGCAACGATTTGGAACGGAGTGCAGAAGTGGTGTTTGGAATATTCCGCTCCTTATCTTTTCCCTTGGAGGGCGGGCCCCAATTGCACATTTCCAGCACCTAGTATGAATACGAACCATTGATGAAGAAACAGTTTCTGAAAACTTCTTTGCAGCTACGTGATTTTCGATTACATCcccaataaataaaaacaacagttttttttgttacctggCTTGCCACTTTAAGAATGCGTCCTTGAACGGAACCGGGTAGCTTCGAAACTAAAGGTGCAATTAAGGAAATGGAGAGATTCGGTTGCGTTTTGATCGGGATTGCCGAAAGTGAAGAAGACGCTGTAGCCGCTGACTCAGACCGCTTTTTCAAAGCACTCGAACTTCCGCCTTGATCAGGGTCCTCTTTAATGCTTGGCGTTGTGGATAACTCGAACACGTCAAGCACGGCGCGGGCTATCGCTTCTAGTAATTGATTCATGTCGGCGGACGACGTGCCGCCACTGCCCACCGTCGTCAGCTGCTGGCACAGCAGTTGTAGATCCAACCAAGCAACTCGCAATCGCCATTGATCAAGGCTTTCCAAGACGCGATTGACGACCTAGATAGGCGAGGAAATTTACATCCATATGTTTGCATCGTAATCATTTTTAAGAGCTTAAAACTGTTGGATCCGATAAAATGGGGATGACTTTGTTACACGACGATAAAACAGCcagttttttcttaaatatacTGTCAACTTCCACCGCTTACCTGACGATAATCTTGGTGTTCATTGTTGGTGTGTTCGTCGGCAGCCGTGGCACCTGAATCAGGGCGACTAATCATTTGGAGCAAACGCTGGGCTTGGCGCAAGCTTAAGCAGCTATCGAGAAGGCCATCAAGTTTGAGCAATTCCTCTGGGTTTTGCAGGCAGCGTTGATGAACCCAAGGCTGTGAGCATATTTGCCTCAGCACGTATCTGGCGTAAGAAGCCAAGGGTACGTTTTCAGTAGCGGTACCAAAATTGCTGCGACCACCACCGACTCCAAAGTTGCTCGAACCAATGTCCATGTCTAAATCGCCGCTCCATGATGTGCCCAGAATGTGCGAAATGCTGACTTCGTTGCCCATAGCGTTACCACCTCCACCTAATCTGTTGCTATTGCTGTTCATGCCACCGCTGTTGCCAGTCGCGCGGCTGCCTTTACCTATTGCAACCACAGAGTTTAAACATTGGCTTACGCAAAATGGACAACAAGGACGAATATATCATCAATTTGTACAACTGGTACTGTTACTATTACCTTCCGGTGGCACTCGATCTGCCAGCACAAGGATAGCTTTTAGTACCGCTAAGACGGGACCAACTGATATGCTATTATGCGTAGCCGCCAAGAGATGCCGATCGCACGCCAGTTTGACACCCAACGCAGAAGAGGTGACGTTTTGTTGCAGTGTGTGGTGGGGTGAAGCATTCACACTGTGACTGCTGCTGCTATAACAAGCAGGATGGGGGGCATCAGATGTTTTGAACAACCTCAAAACAAGGTGGCAAGTCAAACGGGCTCCGGCTTCCGCTTCCGGATCCGTATCAGATCGACCTCCTTCATTCCAGATTTTCACTAACGAAGGAACTCCAACGTAGAGCAAGAAATCCTGAAGACCAAAGCAATGGCGTGCCAAGAGCACCGAAAACAAGACAGCTAAATTGTGATGGATCGAATTATCCTGTCGTTGAGAATGAAGCGTAAATGTAAAACGAACCAAATTTTTTATAAGGAGAAGCAAATTGTAATGGGCATCTCACCTGAACATCAACCTGTGTCAGGACATCCATATAGGTAGAGGCTGAGTAGCAGAGTGTTGTCAACACTCCTAGCCATTCAGCAGAGAGTGCAGAGCATCCGGCAGTTAATTCAGCACAAAGGAGAGCAATGTCATTGAGTTTGTCGTTGTCAACTTCATTGCATACGGCTACGACAACGTTGCAGACGAAGCTGTAACGCAACTGTGCAGAATCTGATAACTGGCGTAAAATATGAGGTTCGGGCTTGCGGCGTGGACTGGTTATGTAGTCCTGGAGAAAATCCCGGTTTAGCGGATGAAGGGACTTTGGCAACGACACGACAGGGGCGAAAATGGTTTGCTTGATTTTTGGGTAAGCATTTGAGAACGCAAACACTTCGCTGCCAGTATTCAGAGTCACCCCACCACTACTGCGACTAGAAGATGAATTCGAATTGGCAAGCGATGAATCCAACTGACCATTTTTAGCCTGCTGTCGAGAAATACAGATTGAAGTGGTGTCCACACTATGAgtgatttaaaacaaatactTTAAGAAAGGAGCAGCAACTATACAAGTCGGACAAATACGCTAGGATGCAGCGTTCAGCTGAACTGCAATCGGCTGGATTCGTAACATGCTTGACAATGCGGCAGAGTGATTCAAACGCACTCGCAGTGGATTCAGGCGATAAGAGTAGGCAGCAGTGAAAGCGTCGGAGTACTCCAACAACATAGAGACCCACATTGGTTAAGTAGCTGCGGCTTAGGACAGAGTTTCTTTGAGAAAGCAATAGTTCCACCTCAGGAAGTTctaagacaaaaagaaaacttggtTCAATCTAGTTCTTCGAGCTCAAAAGCTGGTAAAATGGTTACCTTTGAGAAGTTGTAGACACAGATCTACAAGTCCACTGATACTTAGAGAGACTTCAAAGAGATCGAAGAGAAAAGATACATGCTCCAACACAGGCAGATAGCCTGCTCCTCCAACGGTGAAGCTATTGATCATTTCCATACAAGTGGAGGCTGCCTGAGCAGCTACAGCATGGCGATCAAAGTACGATAACGCTAGGAAGCGCTGCATGCTCAACTCGAAATTAAACTCTAGACGTGATGAGTGTTTGCGGGATTTAGACGAGCCAACAAAAGCTCCGACACCCCCTGCTAGATTGGTCCCTTCAGTTTGAACGTCAATAGCTAGCTTCTTATGAAAGAGGCGGCACATTTCCTTGGAGACCTTTTTGACGGCGTGCCGGGATTCCTCGCGTGCCTTTCCTACTCCATACAACAAAATATGTCGCTGGTTACAGTCGTGTGTTAAACTGTCATCCTAAAACGTAAATTAACGGAACTTTGGATTGGATGGTCGcattaaaaaatttagctAAAAAGTGCGCTTATTTTTACAACGCTTAAAGCAAAATGTACACATAGCATTTACAACGTTCATCAACAATTGATTATTAGTAAGATTGCTATCCTTTTGTCGCTCTGttcaaccactacaactaaATAACAACTAAATTCATTGTCCATTGCACCTTATTGTTCGGATGTGAATAGAGCCCATAACGTGTTCTCACCTGAGGTAAGGGAAAGTGGGTCGTGAATAAGAGATGCCTCGATTGGCGTTTACCCTCCTTTTCACCACGGACAGATTCGAGTGCGCTATGATTTTCATCTTTGGGAGAGTCCGGCGTGTCCTGAAACGAATGAGGTATTACTGATGAAAAAATCCTTCaatgttattattttaattgaaattgttGTTAACTATATTGTGCTAAAACCAACCATAACGATTTGTTGTTCCTCTTTGATGTGTTGCAATAGCTTTCCTAGGTCATCATCAATTTTGCTGTCGTCCATTTCGCATCGTAAATCATTCATGCTTTGAAAACCCGTTAAGCTGCTCATTCCACTGCTTGGAGTGCCGGCGAAATGACCAGTTGCTGATGGGGTTACTGTGGTTCCATTGTGGCACGGTGTAACTGACAGAAGGTCGCCCCGCGAAATTAGGGTACACATGTACATGTCATGAGAGAATACATCATGCTTGATAAGTTCATGGAACAGATGAACTAAAGAAGCAAAAACTGTCCGATTACTATGCCCTGGAACGGGTTCATTTAGCACCGGGGCTTCGGAATCGAGAAATTTCATCAAAAAACCCTAGCGATTTCAAAAGTCATTTTTtcaagaataacaaaaaggcagaaataaaaaaaatgcacctGATAAATCGGTAGCAAAGCTGAAATTGCGGAAGAGCTTTCGTCTGTATCATTATCGTCTGCTCCAGCTCCATCAGTTTCTGTTAAAGTCACCAAATCTGATTGCCTCTTTTCTAACAGCAAAGCAGCCGCAATGGCCCTATGTTCTCCAGAGCGTTGATCACTAACTGCCCATTGGCACAGTAAGCGAACGTAGGGCTCGTCTTGTTTAGCGAACTGATCAACTTGCTCAGCAGTTGCATGATCAAGGCTTCCTTTGTTTCCACCAATCGCAGGAAATAGTTTTGAATACAGTGAATCGATACTGAAACAAGAGTACTTTATCACCAAATTGGGTAAATACTTCAGGTGCAATAAAGTGGTACAAGCAGTACATTATTCCGAAGAAATAACGTTAAAATCttcgaaaaaatgtttttttcttaagaacAAACGTCTATAACAATATCGATAAGATAAGCTCAGCTGTACTGCGCAGCTCACCTGTGAGTTGAGTCGACACGATCAAAACTGTGAAGATCCAATGCTTCGAGGGCATGAAGCACACGTGCTGTGACCATACCAGTCTGCGGCTGACACTGTTGTTTCTATTACGTAAAAGTTTAATAAATTAAActtaaaacaaatatttccAGGTTGAAACAAACTTACTTTAGTATTACAGTTTGGCTCAATATTACGAATAAGTTTATCTAAAGGCCAACGTGCCTCAGCGGCTTTGCTACGTTGCTTTATACTGTTTTCGGAATCTCGCAACATTTCGCGGACCTAGATTGTTTTACAAGAaaatatcattaaaaaaaaaaccttttaaaactgaaaaacGTCCGTTGTCAGTCAAATTAGAGCCGTACATGATCGTTCGAAAAACGTGGAGCCATAGGCAACGCTGATGGCGGAAGCGGCAACTGATCCAGAGGAGATCCAACCAAATGAGATGACATCTTTCCTTCCCCGGCATGGTTCCACACTAACGCCGTCGGACAATGTAGAACGACTGCTTGAATAATGGCCGACATCTGGATAAGAACGCTCCTATGCTGGCCACAATTGCCTACGTCCAGCGAAACTGATCCTTCATTGCTTTGATCGTTCGACAGGAGGGGAGATATTCTTCTACACACCTAACAGCAATATGGTTAGACATTAGGATAGCTGCTAAATGTATTAAATTGGATAGCTTTTCCCGAGATACCTGAAAAACAAGTTTCCGACTCAGAATTTCACACTGCGTGAATTCCTCAACATACTGTAATATCATCGGAACAACAAACTTGAGAAGACCGTCGTCAcatgttttgcatttttccaaCATATCTAGTTGCCACTGTAAGAAATCCTGGCATTCAAGGAGACCTTCCTACAAAGTCATTGAATACCTATTATTGAAACATTGgcaagaaaaattgttttagaTACCTCAAACATGACTTTGCACAGCTGCTGGCAATAATTGAACTGTCGAAGTGCAAGTTTCTGTTCATCAGTCATCAGAGGGCTGCCATTATGATATGCTGTAGCATTGGAAGCAAATGCAGCCTGGGTCGCTCCAACATTTACTGATTTTTGATAGAAATCTTGTAGTTTCACTATTTGTTCCTTTAAAAACCTGACCAATGTACTGGTCCACTCTACACAAAGATGAAAATGGATAACCTAAAACCATATGATATTATAATCTTTATTTTCTACCTTGAGAAGAATCTGGAACTTGtcgttttttcattttggcttCAGAAATCGCAACAGAATAGGCAGACGTCATTTTAATTAACCATACAGCTCTAGACATTGGAACTTGATATTCACTAAGTTGGATAAAAATTTCCTCTTTCTTGTTGAATATTGGCACCTTATCAAACGGAAATATATCATGTgctgtcaataaaatttttgatGACTAGGCAAAAATTAATGTAATTACTCTTTTGCCTAGGTTAATTAAAGGCTTGCTGCCTGCTAAATCTTTAAACCATGATTCGATGAACATCTTTGACTTTGGAGTAACATTatgaaaattttctttagggtTTATTAGCTGACGTTTTCTGCCAGTATCAGGCAACATGTTAATTTCCTGTTTCTTTGTAAGTACACCATTAATGAATGTTTGAACCTAGTTGACCAAAAAATTATGGGACATTGCAAAATctgaagattttgaaaattgatAATTAATGATACCATACTTTGGACACAGAAAAGTTGTGACTTTTGGCAGAGCCATACTCCTCCGATTGATTCAGATTTGGTGTATGAGAAAAACCTTGTTTCACATTGACGGGAGTCAACTCATCCTAAAAGGCATAGGAAAGTTCAATTAAGTACTGTCATTCTAATTGTATACAGCGTTCAATGGCTATCTCCTAATTGATAACGATTGCACCAGTCATTGGGCAAAATATTGCCACCGTGAAACACTTGGAAAGTAATACCTCTTTTTGTTTGGGATCCTGTGGGTAAACATCGGGCGGTCCCAATCGCAATTTCTTAAGAGGACGATTCTCCATTGATAAACAAGCCATTCCTAGTCTTGTTTCAAATCACGAGTTATACGCGTGTTCCTCACCTAGCAACCCATGCGATattgtaaggaaaaaaaaaaaacagaacagcTTACAAGATGTCAAATATTTGTCCTGGGCCACAAACTACGAAGCTAAGACTACAATCGGCTATAGCCCCCACATAGGACATGCGCCTCCGTTGCCGTTTGGTGGCGCGTCGCTTGCTTTTCGGAACTTAACACATTTTCCCCCATTTTCCTAGTGATCTAATCACACACTGTAGCACATACTATTCTTCTTCTAGCTATTTTACTAACTAGGTTGTGTATTAataggggagaccggacccatcttggGACAGTTTCGGTTTTACCCGATTCTTTACCATCCCGCTTACGCGAAATTTCGAAAacttgtttgaaaatgaatttggaACGTTTTCGACAaatcctgaattttttttcaaagctgtTATGTAAGTTCTTTAGAATTTATAacgatttttatttaacgGTGAACTCGGACCGAATCGGGGTGACTCTGgatcagacttgccgcgccaatcaattttccgatcgcgataggcgatcatttttacc
Encoded proteins:
- the LOC130688093 gene encoding mediator of RNA polymerase II transcription subunit 12-like isoform X3 — protein: MACLSMENRPLKKLRLGPPDVYPQDPKQKEDELTPVNVKQGFSHTPNLNQSEEYGSAKSHNFSVSKVQTFINGVLTKKQEINMLPDTGRKRQLINPKENFHNVTPKSKMFIESWFKDLAGSKPLINLGKRVPIFNKKEEIFIQLSEYQVPMSRAVWLIKMTSAYSVAISEAKMKKRQVPDSSQEWTSTLVRFLKEQIVKLQDFYQKSVNVGATQAAFASNATAYHNGSPLMTDEQKLALRQFNYCQQLCKVMFEEGLLECQDFLQWQLDMLEKCKTCDDGLLKFVVPMILQYVEEFTQCEILSRKLVFQVCRRISPLLSNDQSNEGSVSLDVGNCGQHRSVLIQMSAIIQAVVLHCPTALVWNHAGEGKMSSHLVGSPLDQLPLPPSALPMAPRFSNDHVREMLRDSENSIKQRSKAAEARWPLDKLIRNIEPNCNTKKQQCQPQTGMVTARVLHALEALDLHSFDRVDSTHSIDSLYSKLFPAIGGNKGSLDHATAEQVDQFAKQDEPYVRLLCQWAVSDQRSGEHRAIAAALLLEKRQSDLVTLTETDGAGADDNDTDESSSAISALLPIYQGFLMKFLDSEAPVLNEPVPGHSNRTVFASLVHLFHELIKHDVFSHDMYMCTLISRGDLLSVTPCHNGTTVTPSATGHFAGTPSSGMSSLTGFQSMNDLRCEMDDSKIDDDLGKLLQHIKEEQQIVMDTPDSPKDENHSALESVRGEKEGKRQSRHLLFTTHFPLPQDDSLTHDCNQRHILLYGVGKAREESRHAVKKVSKEMCRLFHKKLAIDVQTEGTNLAGGVGAFVGSSKSRKHSSRLEFNFELSMQRFLALSYFDRHAVAAQAASTCMEMINSFTVGGAGYLPVLEHVSFLFDLFEVSLSISGLVDLCLQLLKELPEVELLLSQRNSVLSRSYLTNVGLYVVGVLRRFHCCLLLSPESTASAFESLCRIVKHVTNPADCSSAERCILAYLSDLYSCCSFLKQAKNGQLDSSLANSNSSSSRSSGGVTLNTGSEVFAFSNAYPKIKQTIFAPVVSLPKSLHPLNRDFLQDYITSPRRKPEPHILRQLSDSAQLRYSFVCNVVVAVCNEVDNDKLNDIALLCAELTAGCSALSAEWLGVLTTLCYSASTYMDVLTQVDVQDNSIHHNLAVLFSVLLARHCFGLQDFLLYVGVPSLVKIWNEGGRSDTDPEAEAGARLTCHLVLRLFKTSDAPHPACYSSSSHSVNASPHHTLQQNVTSSALGVKLACDRHLLAATHNSISVGPVLAVLKAILVLADRVPPEGKGSRATGNSGGMNSNSNRLGGGGNAMGNEVSISHILGTSWSGDLDMDIGSSNFGVGGGRSNFGTATENVPLASYARYVLRQICSQPWVHQRCLQNPEELLKLDGLLDSCLSLRQAQRLLQMISRPDSGATAADEHTNNEHQDYRQVVNRVLESLDQWRLRVAWLDLQLLCQQLTTVGSGGTSSADMNQLLEAIARAVLDVFELSTTPSIKEDPDQGGSSSALKKRSESAATASSSLSAIPIKTQPNLSISLIAPLVSKLPGSVQGRILKVASQVLEMCNWGPPSKGKDKERNIPNTTSALRSKSLLSYEPLLSLVMTCLKGQDEQREAFLSSLHSQLSHFIFLPKEDRFYHGEDVKARQAMLEALQLRFSLVGGLFDSILRNPTVVIDWAILLTQLVTAGVVDLSNNTELFATLQDMLATLIHSTLVTDGQSERGEDSRKYYPLLIKKLKKELAERKSSPSIQCIKQLLPLPKLASEFVTCEPYGTLTDIKGNKISGFDSNDKKQGHRLHEKQRVSPWEILEGHKTVAPLSWAWFGAVRVERKPLRHQEVQRLLRHHTHALHKPASYYLEHPLLPPEDLEPPVVEKIIPKEEICFKTEPMSDQSPRGGTKRGQKTNQRRPRGRRGAAAAAAAAAAATVAGAPPTVGGYQSPVASGMYPPSQPPPQWNAYTSPAPPASQQGTVPTSAAFFPQQSIGPRFPTERPGTQSRQALSNMLRQRHPGAQFVPASASNPSGANPVAVPNAQPTAGGGGTMANNARIAGGVGAGGASQPQFAGISMVDKQRQQQFIRQQMRQQHTGGNVFGQQGPQQTQPQPQQQQPQQQQPPQQQQQQQQQQQQVQMAPGGFANIHTPMNQNLNQNLNQNFNMFQSSAPGMQQLVNPQQQAQAQPTQQQQPQQQGMIGQHFNQGGNFPMQQTQPQGNMILMQQHQQPQGRGMNTTPMRPPFMQSGGMQMNTAQPNQFVRGAMPNTAQQQAVRLQHQQMIQQQQQMQHNMGQQQHNQHYHQPF